In the genome of Streptomyces aquilus, the window GGCGGACAGTTCGGGGGACAGCGTCGAAGTCTATGCCTCGGGACTGACACTCCGGGGGCCGCCCCGCGTACCTTCACAGCGAGGGTTGTCGCGGGCACTTTCGCGCGACCCCACCCGTTGAGACGACAGAAACGCTGTCGTACACATGCACCAGGAGGCACCCCGCGATGTCGGTACCGCAGCTCAACGACGAGCCTCGCGGCGAGGAGATCCTCGCCGTCTTCGACACCGCCTTCGGCGAGCTCCTGGCCGCCGACCCGGCAGCGTTCCGCGTGAAGTTCCGCAAGATGGCGGCCTCGGCGTTCGCGTTCTACCGGGGCACGGCGTGCCTCTTCTACCACGACCTGGACGCCGAGAAGCGGGGCGGCCCGTACCTCGACGAGCGCACCTCGCGCGTGTGGATCCACGGCGACCTGCACGCGGAGAACTTCGGCACGTACATGGACGCCACGGGCCGCCTGATCTTCAACGTCAACGACTTCGACGAGGCGTACGTCGGCCCCTTCACCTGGGACCTCAAGCGCTTCTCCGCCTCGATCGCCCTGATCGGCTACGCGAAGGCGCTCAGCGACGAGCAGATCACCGAGCTGGTGCGCGTCTACGCGGCCGCGTACCGCGAGCGCGTCCACGCCCTGGCGACCGGCGCCAAGAGCGACGAGGTGCCGCCGTTCACGCTGGACACCGCCGAGGGCCCGCTCCTGGACGCGCTGCGCGACGCCCGCTCGCTGACCCGCTTCGGGCTGCTGGACTCGATGACCGAGATCCGCGACTTCGAGCGCCGGTTCGCCCCGGGCGGCGGCTCCATCGAGCTGGACGCGGCCACGCGGTACAAGGTGCTGGCCGCCTTCGACGGCTACCTGGAGACCCTGCCGGAGACCTCGCTGGCCCGCCCGGACTCGTACCGGGTGAAGGACGTCGTCGGCCGCCGCGGCATCGGGATCGGCTCGGCGGGACTCCCGTCGTACAACATCCTCCTGGAGGGCCACAGCGACGCGTTGGAGAACGACGTCGTGATCTACATCAAGCAGGCCCAGACCCCGGCCGTCTCCCGGCACATCACCGACCCGGCGATCCGCGGCTACTTCCAGCACGAGGGGCACCGCACGGTGATCTCCCAGCGCGCACTCCAGGCCCACGCCGACCCGTGGCTGGGCTGGACCGAGCTGGACGGCGCGGGGCAGCTGGTCGCCGAGGTCTCGCCGTACGCCGTGGACCTCGACTGGGGTGACATCGACGACACCGAGGAGATCGCGGCGGTCGTCGCCGACCTCGGCCGGGCCACGGCCACCATGCACGCGGCGGCGGACGACCAGTCCGGCGAGTCCCTGGTGCCGTTCTCCACCGAGCGGGCCATCGACGCGGCGATCGCGGCCGACGAGGAGGGCTTCGGCGAGCTCCTGGTCTCCTTCGCCCACGACTACGGCGCACGCGCGCGTGCCGACCACCAGATCTTCGTGGACCTCTTCCGCAACGGCCGGATTCCGGGCCTGTGACGGAAACCGCACGGATGTCGATAACGATAGGGGCGCTCACAGGGACCTTTTAGGGGTCCCTTACAGGGGCGCGTGACACACTCTCTGTCGCTATGGACATATCCGGGACCCAGCTACGAGCGCTCCGCGCGGCGCTGTTCACGGCACTCGTCGTGACGCTCAGCACCGCGTCGCACGTACTGCTGTCCCGTGCCCCGCTCCCGCTGAACACGGTGGCCCTGGTCGCGGTCGCCGTGTTCGCCGTGGCGTACGCCCTGGCCGGCCGGGAGCGGAGCTTCGGGCGGATCGCCGCCCTGCTCGTCCCGCTGGAGCTGGCCGCGGACACGGTCCTCACCACCGGGCAGCACGTCTGCTACGGCGCCGCGGGCGGCCCCGTCGCGGGCCCGCTGCGCTCGGTCGGCTGGGACGTGCTCTGCGGTGACGGCACCAGCGTCGGCAGCCCCCTGGCCCGGGTCACGGGCGCCGACACCGACCGGCTCGCGAGCCTCCTCGCCCACGCCGATCCGCAGGCCGCCTGGCTGCTGCTCGGCGCGCACATCGGCGTCGGCCTGCTCGCCGCCGCCTGGCTGCGCCGCGGCGAGCGGGCGCTGGCCCAGCTGCTGGGGGCGGTCGCGGCGACCACGTTCCGCCCGCTCCTGCTCGCGGTCGCCGCGGTGGCGGTACGACGGACCCCGGCGCCCCGCGTCCCGCGGCACCCCCGTCGTCGTACGACGGCCGCCCGCGACCGGCTTCTCGTGCACTCCCTGGGACGGCGTGGACCGCCCTGCTCGGCCGCTCTCGTCTGAACGAGCACGCACAGCACCGAGCATCACCACCCCCTCTTTTACGTATCCGCACCCACGTGTGCGCGTCCCCTTACGGAGATCCCCCATGAGCAAGCGGAACAGCCAGTCTGCGAAGACGGCGGCGCGCGAGCGCCTGCGGCAGGAACGCGAGCGCCAGGCCAAGCGCGACAAGATCAAGCGGCAGGTCATCGTCGCCTGCTCCATCGTGGGCGTCCTCGCGATAGCCGGAGGCATCGGCTACGCCGTCGTCCAGGGCAACAAGCCCGGCTACTGGGAAGACGCCAAGAACGACAAGCTGGTGAAGCCGGCCAACACCACCGGCACGAACGGCACCACCGTCGTCATCGGCAAGAGCAGCGCCAAGAAGACCCTCGTCATGTACGAGGACCCGCGCTGTCCGGTCTGCGCCCAGTTCGAGCAGACGGTCGGCCCGACCGTCAAGAAGGACCTCGACGCCGGCAAGTTCAAGATCCAGTACGTCGGCGCCACCTTCCTGGACGACAAGCTGACCGGCGAGGGCTCCAAGAACGCGCTCAGCGCGCTCGGCGCCGCGCTCAACGTCAGCCCCGAGGCCTTCCTCGAGTACAAGACCGCGATGTACACGACGAAGTGGCACCCCGAGGAGACCGACGACAAGTTCAAGGACGACGCCTACCTCATCAAGATCGCGAACACGGTCGACGCCCTGAAGAACAACAAGCAGTTCCAGAAGGACGTGAAGGACGGCACCTACGACAAGTGGGCGCTGGAGGAGTCCAAGCTCTTCGACAAGGCCGGCGTGGGCGGCACCCCGACCCTGAAGATGGACGGCAAGACCCTGACCGGCTCCGACGGCGAGAACGCGCCGATGACGGTGGCCGAGTTCAACACGGCGCTCGAAGCGGCTCTGAAGGCCTGAGCCAGGGCTGAGCCAGGCCTGATCCAGCGCTGATCCAGGCCTTCGGTCAAAGAGCGGGCGAACTTTCACCGGTTCGCCCGCTCTCGTTCATACCGATCAGTAACCTGATCGGTCGTGACCAGTAGACACAGAGCATCCGAGCGCCTCAACTCCCTGGCGCCACGCCGCCGTACGGTCGTGAAGGCCGCCGCCACCGCGGGCGCCGCCCTCGTCGCGGCCCCCTTCCCCGCCGGCGCCGCCGACGAGGTCCCCGCCTTCCTGCACGGCGTCGCCTCCGGCGACCCGCTGCCCGACGGCATCCTGCTGTGGACCCGGGTGACCCCCGTGGCCGCGGCGATACCCGGCTCCGGGCTCGGCCCCGACACCGAGGTGAGCTGGATCGTCGCCACGGACAAGGCGTTCACGAACATCGTCGCCAAGGGCTCCGTCACCGCGACCGCCGCCTCCGACCACACCGTCAAGGCCGACGTCCGCGGCCTCGCCCCCGCCACCACCTACTGGTTCCGCTTCTCCGCGGGCGGCACCGACTCCCCGGCGGCGCGCACCCGCACCGCGCCGGCGGCGGACGCGGCCGTGTCCAACCTCCGCTTCGGCGTGGTCTCCTGCGCCAACTGGGAGGCCGGCTACTTCTCCCCGTACCGCCATCTCGCCGCCCGCGGCGACCTGGACGCCTGGCTGCACCTGGGCGACTACATCTACGAGTACGGCACCGGCGAGTACGGCACGCGCGACACCGTCGTACGGCAGCACGCGCCGACCCACGAGATCCTCACCCTCGCCGACTACCGCGTCCGGCACGGCAAGTACAAGACCGACGCCGACCTCCAGGCGCTGCACGCGGTGGCTCCGGTCGTCGCGATCTGGGACGACCACGAGTTCGCCAACGACGCCTGGTCGGGCGGGGCGGAGAACCACACCGAGGGCACGGAGGGCACCTGGGCCGCACGCCAGGCGGCCGCCAAGCAGGCGTACTTCGAGTGGATGCCGGTACGTCCGGCGATCGCGGGGACGACCTACCGGCGGCTGCGCTTCGGCAAGCTGGTCGACCTGTCGCTGCTGGACCTGCGGTCCTTCCGTTCGCAGCAGGTGTCCGTCGGCAACGGCACGGTCGACGACCCGGACCGCACCCTCACCGGGCGGGCCCAACTGGACTGGCTGAAGGCGGGGTTGAAGTCCTCCGACACCACCTGGCGGCTGGTCGGCAACTCGGTGATGATCTCGCCGTTCGCGATCGGCTCGCTCTCCGCGGACCTGCTCAAGCCGCTCGCCAAGCTGCTCGGACTGCCGCAGGAGGGCCTCGCCCTCAACACCGACCAGTGGGACGGCTACACGGACGACCGCCGTGAACTCCTGGCCCACCTGCGCGCGAACGCCATCCGCAACACCGTGTTCCTGACCGGTGACATCCACATGGCGTGGGCCAACGACGTGCCGGTGGACGCCGGAACGTACCCGCTGTCGGCCTCGGCCGCCACCGAGTTCGTCGTCACCTCGGTGACCTCCGACAACCTCGACGATCTCGTCAAGGTCCCCGAGGGCACGGTCTCC includes:
- a CDS encoding DUF2252 domain-containing protein, with translation MSVPQLNDEPRGEEILAVFDTAFGELLAADPAAFRVKFRKMAASAFAFYRGTACLFYHDLDAEKRGGPYLDERTSRVWIHGDLHAENFGTYMDATGRLIFNVNDFDEAYVGPFTWDLKRFSASIALIGYAKALSDEQITELVRVYAAAYRERVHALATGAKSDEVPPFTLDTAEGPLLDALRDARSLTRFGLLDSMTEIRDFERRFAPGGGSIELDAATRYKVLAAFDGYLETLPETSLARPDSYRVKDVVGRRGIGIGSAGLPSYNILLEGHSDALENDVVIYIKQAQTPAVSRHITDPAIRGYFQHEGHRTVISQRALQAHADPWLGWTELDGAGQLVAEVSPYAVDLDWGDIDDTEEIAAVVADLGRATATMHAAADDQSGESLVPFSTERAIDAAIAADEEGFGELLVSFAHDYGARARADHQIFVDLFRNGRIPGL
- a CDS encoding DsbA family protein; this translates as MSKRNSQSAKTAARERLRQERERQAKRDKIKRQVIVACSIVGVLAIAGGIGYAVVQGNKPGYWEDAKNDKLVKPANTTGTNGTTVVIGKSSAKKTLVMYEDPRCPVCAQFEQTVGPTVKKDLDAGKFKIQYVGATFLDDKLTGEGSKNALSALGAALNVSPEAFLEYKTAMYTTKWHPEETDDKFKDDAYLIKIANTVDALKNNKQFQKDVKDGTYDKWALEESKLFDKAGVGGTPTLKMDGKTLTGSDGENAPMTVAEFNTALEAALKA
- a CDS encoding alkaline phosphatase D family protein; protein product: MTSRHRASERLNSLAPRRRTVVKAAATAGAALVAAPFPAGAADEVPAFLHGVASGDPLPDGILLWTRVTPVAAAIPGSGLGPDTEVSWIVATDKAFTNIVAKGSVTATAASDHTVKADVRGLAPATTYWFRFSAGGTDSPAARTRTAPAADAAVSNLRFGVVSCANWEAGYFSPYRHLAARGDLDAWLHLGDYIYEYGTGEYGTRDTVVRQHAPTHEILTLADYRVRHGKYKTDADLQALHAVAPVVAIWDDHEFANDAWSGGAENHTEGTEGTWAARQAAAKQAYFEWMPVRPAIAGTTYRRLRFGKLVDLSLLDLRSFRSQQVSVGNGTVDDPDRTLTGRAQLDWLKAGLKSSDTTWRLVGNSVMISPFAIGSLSADLLKPLAKLLGLPQEGLALNTDQWDGYTDDRRELLAHLRANAIRNTVFLTGDIHMAWANDVPVDAGTYPLSASAATEFVVTSVTSDNLDDLVKVPEGTVSALAAPVIKLANRHVHWVDTDRHGYGVLDITADRAQMDYYVVSDKTKANATSSWARSYRTKSGTQKVERTYDPV